One region of Duncaniella freteri genomic DNA includes:
- the nifJ gene encoding pyruvate:ferredoxin (flavodoxin) oxidoreductase, whose translation MFSEVAAIYPITPSSTMAEYVDEWSAAGRKNIFGETVLVQEMQSEGGAAGAVHGSLQAGALTTTYTASQGLLLMIPNMYKIAGELLPCVFHVSARTLASHALSIFGDHQDVMSCRQTGFAMLAEGSVQEVMDLAGVAHLSTIKSRVPFINFFDGFRTSHEIQKIETMDQDDLAPLVDHEALSEFRARALNPQNPVARGMAENSDVFFQHRESCNEYYNRVPEIVEAYMKEITRITGREYGLFNYYGDPEADRVIIAMGSVTEAAQEAIDHLRAQGEKVGLVAVHLYRPFSAKHFLAAVPKTAKRIAVLDRTKEPGANGEPLYLDVRDCFYGQADAPLIIGGRYGLASKDTTPAQIISVFENLALPTPKDHFTLGIVDDVTFTSLPPKEEIALGGEGTFEAKFYGLGADGTVGANKNSVKIIGDNTTKYCQAYFAYDSKKSGGFTCSHLRFGDTPIRSTYLVTTPNFVACHVQAYLHMYDVIRGLRKGGTFLLNTIWEGEELAKNLPNNIKKYFADNDIKVYYINATKIAQEIGLGNRTNTILQSAFFRITEVIPVDLAVEQMKKFIVKSYGKKGQDVVDKNYAAVDRGGEYKELPVDKAWSSLEPDAKAANNDPAFINEIVRPINAQDGDLLKVSAFKGREDGTWEQGTAAYEKRGVAAFVPEWNSENCIQCNFCAYVCPHAAIRPFLINADEMAAAPFGEERTLPATGKQFAGLRFIQSVDVLDCLGCQNCVAVCPGKKGVKALEMKPLETQLDLQKEWDYCANKVASKQNLVDIKSTVKNSQFAQPLFEFSGACSGCGETPYVKLISQLFGDHEIVANATGCSSIYSGSVPSTPYTKNAKGEGIAWANSLFEDFAEFGLGMSIAHEKLQSRVAAYMQAALECDKCSSEIKALAQQWLDNRNDVAASKEVAEKIVPLCEACGCDVCKGILSVKEHIANRSQWIIAGDGAAYDIGFGGLDHVLASGKNINVLVVDTEVYSNTGGQASKATPVGAIAKFAAAGKRVRKKDLGLIASTYGYVYCAQIAMGADNAQTLKAIREAEAYDGPSIIIAYAPCINHGIRKGMGHAQEEQKAAVECGYWHLWRYNPALEDEGKNPFTLDSKAPDWDKFDDFLKGEVRYASVQKQYPAEAAELFAAAKANAQWRYNNYLRLSKQQWGVSPEE comes from the coding sequence ATGTTCTCAGAGGTTGCAGCCATCTACCCTATCACCCCGTCGTCAACCATGGCTGAATATGTTGACGAATGGTCAGCCGCAGGGCGCAAAAACATCTTCGGCGAGACAGTTCTCGTACAGGAAATGCAGAGCGAAGGCGGTGCAGCAGGCGCAGTCCACGGTTCACTCCAGGCCGGTGCCCTGACTACCACCTACACTGCATCACAGGGCCTACTCCTGATGATCCCCAACATGTACAAGATTGCCGGTGAGCTCCTCCCCTGCGTGTTCCATGTTTCAGCACGTACTCTTGCCAGCCACGCTCTTTCAATATTCGGTGACCACCAGGATGTAATGTCCTGCCGCCAGACAGGCTTCGCCATGCTTGCCGAAGGCTCCGTACAGGAAGTTATGGACCTCGCCGGTGTAGCACATCTTTCTACCATCAAGAGCCGCGTACCTTTCATCAACTTCTTCGACGGCTTCCGCACATCTCACGAGATCCAGAAGATCGAGACTATGGATCAGGACGATCTCGCCCCCCTCGTTGACCACGAGGCACTCTCAGAGTTCCGTGCACGCGCCCTCAATCCTCAGAACCCCGTAGCACGCGGCATGGCAGAAAACAGCGACGTGTTCTTCCAGCACCGCGAATCATGTAACGAATACTACAACCGTGTGCCTGAGATCGTTGAGGCTTACATGAAGGAGATCACCCGCATCACCGGACGTGAGTACGGTCTCTTCAACTACTATGGAGATCCCGAAGCCGATCGCGTTATCATCGCAATGGGCTCTGTGACAGAAGCCGCTCAGGAAGCTATCGACCACCTCCGCGCCCAAGGCGAGAAGGTAGGTCTCGTAGCCGTACACCTGTATCGTCCGTTCTCTGCAAAGCACTTCCTTGCCGCTGTCCCCAAGACTGCAAAGCGCATCGCTGTGCTCGACCGCACCAAGGAACCCGGCGCCAACGGCGAGCCTCTGTACCTCGACGTACGCGACTGTTTCTACGGACAGGCTGACGCCCCCCTCATCATCGGCGGACGCTACGGTCTCGCATCCAAGGACACCACCCCCGCACAGATCATCTCTGTGTTCGAGAACCTTGCACTCCCCACTCCCAAGGACCACTTCACCCTTGGCATCGTGGACGACGTTACTTTCACATCACTTCCTCCCAAGGAAGAGATCGCACTCGGCGGCGAAGGCACTTTCGAAGCCAAGTTCTACGGTCTCGGTGCTGACGGTACTGTAGGTGCCAACAAGAACTCGGTTAAGATCATCGGTGACAACACCACAAAATACTGCCAGGCTTACTTCGCCTACGACTCAAAGAAGTCAGGCGGCTTCACCTGCTCTCACCTTCGTTTCGGTGACACCCCCATCCGTTCTACCTACCTCGTTACCACACCTAACTTCGTAGCTTGCCACGTTCAGGCCTACCTGCACATGTACGACGTGATCCGTGGTCTCCGCAAAGGTGGAACATTCCTCCTCAACACTATCTGGGAAGGCGAGGAGCTTGCCAAGAACCTCCCCAACAACATCAAGAAGTACTTTGCTGACAACGATATCAAGGTTTACTATATCAACGCAACCAAAATCGCACAGGAGATCGGACTGGGCAACCGCACCAACACCATCCTCCAGAGCGCGTTCTTCCGCATCACCGAGGTAATCCCTGTTGATCTTGCAGTTGAGCAGATGAAGAAATTCATCGTAAAGAGCTACGGCAAGAAGGGTCAGGACGTTGTCGACAAGAACTATGCAGCTGTCGACCGCGGCGGCGAATACAAGGAACTCCCCGTAGACAAGGCTTGGAGCTCACTTGAGCCGGATGCAAAGGCTGCAAACAACGATCCCGCATTCATCAACGAGATCGTGCGCCCCATCAACGCTCAGGACGGCGACCTGCTCAAAGTAAGCGCATTCAAGGGCCGCGAGGACGGCACATGGGAACAGGGCACAGCAGCCTACGAGAAACGTGGCGTTGCAGCATTCGTCCCCGAATGGAACTCTGAGAACTGTATACAGTGTAACTTCTGTGCATACGTATGTCCTCACGCTGCTATCCGTCCGTTCCTTATCAACGCCGATGAAATGGCAGCAGCCCCCTTCGGCGAGGAGAGAACACTTCCCGCTACCGGCAAGCAGTTCGCAGGTCTCCGCTTCATCCAGAGCGTCGACGTGCTTGACTGTCTCGGCTGTCAGAACTGTGTTGCAGTATGTCCGGGCAAGAAGGGAGTAAAGGCTCTCGAAATGAAGCCTCTCGAAACCCAGCTCGACCTCCAGAAGGAATGGGATTACTGTGCAAACAAGGTTGCCTCCAAGCAGAATCTTGTCGACATCAAGTCCACAGTAAAGAACTCTCAGTTCGCACAGCCCCTCTTCGAGTTCTCTGGAGCATGCTCAGGTTGCGGTGAGACACCTTATGTGAAACTCATCTCTCAGCTCTTCGGCGATCACGAGATCGTAGCCAACGCCACCGGCTGTTCTTCAATCTACTCAGGCTCCGTGCCCTCAACCCCCTACACCAAGAACGCCAAGGGCGAGGGTATCGCATGGGCAAACTCACTCTTCGAGGACTTCGCTGAGTTCGGTCTCGGTATGTCAATCGCTCATGAGAAGCTTCAGAGCCGCGTAGCAGCCTACATGCAGGCAGCTCTTGAATGCGACAAGTGCTCTTCCGAAATCAAGGCTCTTGCCCAGCAGTGGCTCGACAACCGCAACGACGTTGCAGCCTCCAAGGAAGTTGCCGAGAAGATCGTTCCTCTCTGCGAGGCTTGCGGATGCGACGTATGCAAAGGCATCCTTTCTGTGAAGGAGCACATCGCCAACCGTTCACAGTGGATCATCGCCGGCGACGGTGCCGCTTACGACATCGGCTTCGGTGGTCTCGACCACGTGCTCGCTTCAGGCAAAAACATCAACGTTCTCGTAGTCGACACTGAGGTTTACTCCAACACCGGCGGCCAGGCATCCAAGGCTACTCCGGTCGGCGCTATCGCCAAGTTTGCCGCTGCCGGCAAGCGCGTACGCAAGAAAGACCTCGGACTCATCGCATCCACCTACGGTTACGTATACTGCGCACAGATTGCAATGGGAGCCGACAACGCTCAGACCCTCAAGGCAATCCGCGAGGCAGAGGCTTACGACGGACCCTCTATCATCATCGCTTACGCTCCCTGTATCAACCATGGCATCCGCAAGGGCATGGGTCACGCGCAGGAAGAGCAGAAAGCAGCTGTAGAGTGCGGATACTGGCACCTGTGGCGTTACAACCCTGCACTCGAAGATGAAGGCAAGAACCCCTTCACTCTCGACTCGAAGGCTCCCGACTGGGATAAATTCGACGATTTCCTCAAGGGAGAGGTACGCTACGCTTCCGTACAGAAGCAGTATCCCGCAGAAGCCGCCGAACTCTTCGCCGCAGCCAAGGCCAACGCACAGTGGCGTTACAACAACTATCTGCGCCTTTCAAAGCAGCAGTGGGGTGTAAGCCCTGAGGAATAA
- a CDS encoding ATP-dependent RecD-like DNA helicase: MTISEFAADVVRNLPYTPNKQQDLLIGALARFCSSSTPSDSVFILNGYAGTGKTSLTGALVKSLRNAGREVVLLAPTGRAAKVFSSHSGYPASTIHRRIYRGPSGDLTGGSPILQRNNITNGVFIVDEASMIGDGNGSENSVNLLEDLVEYVFTGDNCRLILLGDVAQLPPVGSAESPAMVPANFKRLGLHVSRAVLTDTVRQSRTSGILRNATWLRRAMLMDPLPAPRLIIEGYDDIHVTDGNDVADVVGECYRADGPDETIIVTRSNRRALQFNLGIRSAILDYEEELVKGERLLIAKNNYTWSATIKELDFIANGDVAIVSSIHSIEEKHGFRFANVTLTLPDRDVDVPCRIFLDTLTDESASIDRAELQRLAEARMADPEANAPDASWETRLRRLRKDEYFNALQVKYAYAVTCHKAQGAQWKNVVIDLGGIAPESQGLEFYRWLYTATSRATSRLFYLNPGEMAE; this comes from the coding sequence ATGACCATCAGTGAATTTGCAGCAGACGTAGTGAGGAATCTACCCTACACCCCCAATAAGCAGCAGGACCTGCTCATCGGGGCATTGGCACGTTTCTGCTCGTCAAGCACTCCGAGCGACTCCGTGTTCATACTCAACGGCTATGCCGGCACAGGCAAGACATCACTGACCGGCGCATTGGTCAAGAGCCTGCGCAACGCCGGACGCGAAGTCGTGCTGCTGGCACCCACAGGCCGTGCCGCCAAAGTATTCTCCTCCCACTCGGGATATCCGGCATCCACCATACACAGACGCATATACCGTGGTCCGTCAGGTGATCTCACAGGAGGCTCCCCTATCCTGCAAAGGAACAATATCACCAATGGTGTTTTCATAGTAGACGAGGCATCAATGATAGGTGACGGCAACGGAAGTGAGAACAGCGTGAATCTTCTTGAGGACCTGGTGGAATATGTGTTCACAGGCGACAATTGCCGGCTCATCCTGCTCGGCGACGTGGCTCAGCTGCCACCTGTCGGATCGGCAGAGAGCCCGGCTATGGTACCTGCCAACTTCAAGCGGCTCGGGCTACACGTGAGCCGCGCTGTGCTCACCGACACAGTGAGGCAGTCACGCACATCAGGCATACTCCGCAACGCCACATGGCTGCGCCGTGCCATGCTCATGGACCCGCTACCCGCCCCCCGGCTGATCATAGAAGGCTACGATGACATACATGTCACTGACGGCAACGATGTGGCTGACGTGGTGGGTGAATGCTACCGTGCCGACGGTCCGGACGAAACCATCATAGTGACCCGCTCCAACCGCAGAGCATTGCAGTTCAACCTCGGCATCCGGTCAGCCATACTCGACTATGAAGAGGAACTGGTGAAAGGAGAAAGGCTACTTATAGCTAAGAACAACTACACATGGTCAGCCACGATCAAGGAGCTCGACTTCATAGCCAATGGAGATGTAGCGATAGTCTCGTCAATACATTCCATCGAAGAAAAGCACGGCTTCCGCTTCGCCAACGTCACCCTCACACTCCCTGACAGGGATGTGGATGTGCCATGCCGAATATTCCTCGACACCCTTACCGACGAAAGCGCGTCAATCGACCGGGCAGAACTGCAACGCCTAGCAGAAGCACGCATGGCAGACCCAGAAGCCAACGCACCCGACGCCTCTTGGGAGACACGTCTGCGCCGCCTTCGCAAAGACGAATACTTCAACGCCTTACAGGTGAAATACGCCTACGCCGTAACCTGCCACAAAGCTCAGGGCGCACAATGGAAAAATGTCGTTATCGACCTTGGAGGCATAGCCCCCGAATCACAGGGACTTGAGTTCTACCGTTGGCTCTACACAGCCACCTCACGCGCCACAAGCCGCCTATTCTACCTCAATCCCGGCGAAATGGCGGAATGA
- a CDS encoding TlpA disulfide reductase family protein produces MRTTGRISLLVATAIFYVILASSFEYTVKGNIGTSKHDGKKAYLMLYDTNRLIDSATVINGSFIIKGQASQPAYARVDVDREYANLIISKGETEIDVINLHTPVSGDSLNIALKDYLTKVFTLNGIARDYRTYLKGQNLSADSLSKIKNEMFSHLQQVLLNYSKSVIYANMHNPVGHAALNMFGTNSTPENWMEIYGCLSPYLLSLNFTNMWNAKIKKSIAMSKGAMFADIKGKTVDGKDARLSDYVGKGKYVLVDFWASWCGPCREEATNTLKPLYEKYGTNPRFEILGIAMWDDPKRSIQAIRSEGYEWSHIIDAGMTPMDEYGFDGIPMIILFDPEGRIIAKDIRGADISLSVEQALK; encoded by the coding sequence ATGCGTACAACCGGTCGAATCTCGCTTCTTGTGGCGACAGCCATATTCTATGTGATCTTGGCTTCTTCCTTTGAATACACTGTCAAAGGAAATATCGGCACATCGAAACATGACGGTAAAAAAGCTTACCTCATGTTATACGACACCAATCGATTAATTGACTCGGCAACCGTCATCAACGGATCTTTCATCATAAAAGGACAAGCCTCCCAACCGGCTTACGCAAGGGTGGACGTTGACCGTGAATACGCCAATCTGATTATCTCCAAGGGGGAGACTGAGATCGACGTCATAAACCTCCACACCCCTGTCTCTGGAGACAGCCTGAACATTGCATTAAAAGACTATCTCACTAAGGTCTTTACACTTAATGGTATCGCTCGAGATTACAGAACGTATCTAAAAGGACAAAATCTGTCAGCCGACTCTCTTTCAAAGATTAAAAATGAAATGTTTTCCCATCTACAGCAAGTGCTTCTCAACTATTCCAAATCAGTCATTTATGCAAATATGCATAATCCTGTAGGGCATGCGGCATTGAACATGTTTGGCACGAATTCAACCCCGGAAAACTGGATGGAGATCTACGGCTGCCTGTCGCCCTACCTTCTGAGCCTGAATTTCACCAATATGTGGAACGCCAAGATAAAAAAATCCATAGCCATGAGCAAGGGTGCTATGTTTGCCGATATCAAGGGTAAGACAGTTGACGGGAAAGACGCCCGCCTGTCAGATTATGTAGGCAAAGGCAAATATGTACTTGTTGACTTCTGGGCATCCTGGTGCGGACCATGCCGTGAGGAGGCTACAAACACATTGAAGCCTTTATATGAGAAATACGGGACCAACCCACGGTTTGAGATTTTAGGCATAGCAATGTGGGACGATCCGAAACGCAGCATCCAAGCTATCCGGTCAGAAGGATATGAATGGAGCCATATCATTGACGCCGGAATGACACCTATGGATGAATATGGTTTTGACGGAATACCCATGATCATACTCTTTGACCCGGAGGGAAGGATCATCGCAAAAGACATCCGCGGAGCCGATATCAGCCTCAGCGTTGAACAAGCCCTGAAATAA
- a CDS encoding ISAs1 family transposase, translated as MTNPNSPIDFFSSISDPRVERTQKHSLDSILFISLCAVICGAEGWNEIEDYGNAKIDWLEKFLHLPNGIPSHDTFNRVISMLDPKELNGSFVAWTKSIAELTDGEVVAIDGKCMRGSSDDGSGTYTHLVSAWASANNLLLAQEKVAGKSNEITAIPRLLRILELKNCIVTIDAMGCQREIAKTIIERGADYILALKGNQPEMLDRVSRSFTYIKPSSEHTMDGKAHGREETRACSVITNLDNIIDRDRWPGLKSIVRIESRTRDVKSGQIHKETRYYLSSLEADAQYINHSIRTHWSVENQLHWTLDVAFGDDASRKQKDNAAQNFSLLNRIGLNIIKNAKVSSMGVKGHRKKAGWDNDYLLYALKSFDVVKN; from the coding sequence ATGACAAATCCTAACTCACCCATAGATTTCTTTTCATCCATCAGCGATCCTCGTGTGGAGCGCACACAGAAACACAGCCTTGACTCCATCCTGTTCATATCGCTTTGCGCAGTCATCTGCGGAGCGGAGGGCTGGAATGAAATCGAGGACTATGGTAATGCCAAGATTGATTGGCTTGAGAAGTTCCTGCACCTTCCCAACGGCATACCCTCGCACGATACGTTCAACCGAGTAATCAGTATGTTAGACCCAAAAGAATTGAACGGTTCCTTTGTGGCATGGACGAAAAGCATTGCCGAACTGACCGACGGGGAAGTTGTCGCCATTGACGGCAAATGTATGCGCGGGAGCAGCGATGACGGCTCCGGGACATACACCCATCTTGTCAGCGCATGGGCTTCGGCGAACAACCTGTTGCTCGCGCAGGAAAAGGTCGCCGGAAAGAGCAACGAGATTACTGCGATACCCCGGCTGCTGCGCATCCTGGAGTTGAAAAACTGCATAGTCACAATCGATGCCATGGGCTGTCAGAGAGAGATTGCCAAGACAATAATCGAGCGCGGAGCCGACTATATCCTTGCCCTGAAAGGGAATCAGCCCGAAATGCTTGACCGTGTCAGCCGTTCTTTCACATATATTAAGCCGTCATCTGAGCATACGATGGACGGGAAGGCTCATGGGCGGGAAGAAACAAGGGCCTGTTCGGTCATAACCAATCTCGACAACATCATCGACAGGGACAGATGGCCCGGTCTTAAAAGCATCGTGAGAATAGAATCCCGTACCCGGGATGTCAAGTCTGGACAAATCCACAAGGAGACCAGATATTACCTGTCGAGCCTTGAGGCTGACGCTCAATATATTAATCATTCTATCAGGACACACTGGAGCGTGGAGAATCAACTGCATTGGACATTGGACGTCGCTTTTGGAGATGATGCCTCGCGTAAGCAAAAGGATAATGCAGCTCAAAATTTCTCTCTGCTCAACCGTATCGGACTGAACATAATCAAGAACGCCAAGGTGTCATCAATGGGTGTCAAAGGACATAGGAAGAAAGCCGGTTGGGATAACGACTACTTACTTTATGCCTTAAAAAGTTTTGATGTTGTAAAAAATTAA
- a CDS encoding protein kinase domain-containing protein: MDTSAPKWTEIEHLPEWDEEFYHVYTAKKFGKWLMLKTLRPEFKGKEEYEKMIEKEFEVRYNLAHPHIIMINDFEEVPGVGMCIITDDVYGDSLAKLIREGKVTDEHIYKLHHQLLDALDYIQSNHLAHHPLNSSRIIFTENIGNLKLIDVGFDQKNFLTHEDTNDDIYNYGVMLNEALDAVSTQHPKLRKVAAKCTAADPAKRYPTLDSLRADLGDNRRNKFYICVIIFLLAMIALLLWLNSPYRPEPTFHNGETIQTELPISDRPTGTAGEEAQASDNR, translated from the coding sequence ATGGACACTTCCGCACCAAAATGGACTGAGATCGAACACCTCCCCGAATGGGATGAGGAATTCTATCACGTCTACACAGCCAAGAAATTTGGCAAATGGCTTATGCTCAAGACCCTGCGTCCTGAATTCAAGGGTAAGGAAGAGTACGAGAAAATGATAGAGAAAGAGTTTGAGGTGCGCTACAACCTTGCCCACCCCCATATCATTATGATAAACGACTTCGAGGAGGTCCCGGGAGTGGGTATGTGCATCATCACCGATGACGTATACGGCGACTCTCTCGCCAAGCTGATACGTGAGGGTAAAGTCACTGACGAGCACATTTACAAGCTTCATCACCAGCTGCTTGATGCACTCGATTATATCCAGAGCAATCATCTTGCCCACCATCCTCTCAACTCGTCACGCATAATCTTCACCGAGAACATAGGCAATCTGAAGCTCATTGACGTAGGTTTCGATCAGAAGAATTTTCTCACTCACGAGGACACCAACGACGATATCTACAACTATGGCGTCATGCTCAACGAAGCTCTCGATGCGGTAAGCACACAGCATCCAAAGCTCCGCAAGGTAGCGGCGAAATGCACCGCTGCCGATCCGGCAAAACGCTACCCGACACTCGACTCTCTTCGTGCCGATCTCGGTGACAACCGCCGAAACAAGTTCTATATCTGCGTGATAATATTCCTTTTAGCAATGATAGCCCTCCTTCTGTGGCTCAATTCACCATATCGTCCCGAGCCGACATTCCATAACGGCGAAACGATACAGACTGAGCTCCCGATATCCGATCGACCCACCGGAACGGCGGGAGAAGAAGCCCAGGCATCTGACAACCGATAA
- a CDS encoding N-acetyltransferase, whose product MSVTVRAIPATKKELTRYVQFGIDLYKGNPYFVPPLIFDDVNTLLPEKNPAFDFSEAQAFMAYRDGKPVGRITAIINRMLNGKTGRKEARFGFVDFINDPEVSSALFNAAEQWARDRGMTDMIGPMGFSDMDHEGMLVEGFDEMGTMATIYNYPYYPEHMDKMGYRKDTDWIEFRITIPERLPEKMERIAEIVLNKYKLKIKKFTSAKQVKEQYGEALFKLINEAYAELYGYSPLTDRQIDYYIDMYLGFLKLDYVSIVVDSDENLVGVGISMPSMTKALQKSKGKLFPFGWWHMLRALKGHNDVVDLMLIAVKPEYQSKGVNSLFFYDLCNLFIRDGVRYAETNLELEENIHVQSQWEYFDRRQHRRRRAYRKSL is encoded by the coding sequence ATGTCCGTCACAGTTCGCGCCATTCCAGCCACAAAAAAAGAACTCACACGTTACGTACAATTCGGGATTGACCTCTACAAAGGAAACCCTTACTTTGTGCCGCCTCTGATATTCGATGATGTCAACACCCTGCTGCCCGAAAAGAACCCGGCATTCGACTTCAGCGAGGCTCAGGCCTTCATGGCATACCGCGACGGAAAGCCAGTAGGGCGCATCACCGCAATAATCAACCGGATGCTCAACGGAAAAACCGGAAGGAAGGAAGCCCGGTTCGGCTTCGTAGACTTTATCAATGACCCAGAAGTGAGCAGCGCGCTCTTCAATGCCGCCGAGCAATGGGCACGTGACCGCGGAATGACCGACATGATAGGCCCCATGGGCTTCTCGGACATGGATCACGAGGGTATGCTCGTGGAGGGCTTTGACGAGATGGGCACCATGGCTACCATCTACAATTACCCATACTATCCTGAGCACATGGATAAAATGGGCTATCGCAAGGACACTGACTGGATAGAATTCCGCATCACCATTCCCGAACGACTGCCGGAAAAGATGGAGCGAATCGCAGAAATAGTCCTGAACAAGTACAAACTTAAGATAAAAAAATTCACCTCGGCAAAACAGGTGAAAGAGCAATACGGTGAAGCCCTCTTCAAACTCATCAACGAGGCATATGCCGAACTCTACGGCTACTCACCGCTCACCGACCGCCAGATCGACTATTATATCGACATGTACCTCGGCTTCCTCAAGCTTGACTATGTAAGCATAGTGGTTGACAGCGATGAAAATCTCGTAGGTGTAGGCATCAGTATGCCGTCAATGACCAAGGCTCTGCAGAAGTCAAAAGGGAAGCTCTTCCCATTCGGGTGGTGGCATATGCTCAGAGCACTCAAAGGGCACAACGATGTGGTTGACCTCATGCTCATAGCTGTCAAGCCCGAATACCAGTCAAAGGGGGTCAACTCACTCTTCTTCTACGACCTGTGCAACCTCTTCATACGCGACGGCGTAAGGTATGCCGAGACCAATCTCGAACTTGAAGAGAATATCCATGTACAGTCGCAGTGGGAGTATTTCGATCGACGCCAACACCGCCGCCGCCGAGCCTACCGCAAGAGCCTGTGA
- a CDS encoding oligosaccharide flippase family protein, which yields MTLTGHKARNSTSAIVIKAMGLFGSMQALTILCGIVRVKCVALLLGTTGVGLFGIFNSAQLLLATTQLNLRYSAVRDIAQASSSGTLNDAIHTVRRWGWLLGSAGVIITLLSAPLFSLYTFGDLSSTPQFMLLAIAILLMAANSGEQAIMQGTNRLKPLALSSAWGVVAGLAAAIPLIYFLRMRSIVPVVISYAVTQYIAILCLRQTPTRPTPALSLRQLWVKGGPILRLGIYMTIAAILKEVMNYVFIAYLNCTGGTEEVGLYQSGYTVVVRYMGVIFSAVTMEFYTRLASSNPHPHRQIVALRHELLLLTGIITPLLVIFIPFSPLAIRLLYSSEFLGVTPYMFCALPGMLLHALPLCISYLILARGDGRTYVATETTIAILSLIFNITGYRLGGLTGLGIAFTASHAAYSIIMLWVYLRNCHGTIPLRLTAIYILAITAVTATSVACMHVFLMIYHPEGYTPFLFFSFSVSLPDFLY from the coding sequence GTGACCTTGACCGGACATAAAGCACGCAACTCTACTTCCGCCATAGTCATCAAAGCTATGGGACTGTTCGGAAGTATGCAAGCCCTCACCATCCTATGCGGAATCGTGAGGGTAAAATGTGTGGCACTGCTGCTCGGGACCACAGGCGTAGGACTGTTCGGCATATTCAATTCAGCCCAACTGCTCCTCGCCACCACACAGCTCAATCTGCGCTATAGCGCAGTACGCGACATAGCCCAGGCATCATCATCCGGCACCCTCAACGACGCCATACACACGGTGAGACGGTGGGGATGGCTGTTAGGGAGCGCAGGGGTCATCATCACCCTACTTTCAGCCCCGCTCTTCAGCCTGTATACTTTCGGTGACCTCTCATCGACACCACAGTTCATGTTGCTTGCCATAGCCATCCTGCTTATGGCAGCAAACTCTGGCGAACAGGCAATAATGCAAGGCACCAACAGGCTCAAGCCTCTTGCCTTATCCTCAGCGTGGGGAGTGGTGGCAGGACTTGCAGCCGCAATCCCTCTCATATATTTCCTGAGGATGCGCAGCATAGTGCCTGTGGTGATAAGCTATGCGGTAACCCAATACATCGCTATCCTATGCCTGCGCCAGACACCCACACGACCGACTCCAGCCCTAAGCCTGCGGCAATTATGGGTCAAAGGCGGCCCCATCCTGAGACTCGGCATCTACATGACCATAGCCGCCATACTGAAAGAGGTGATGAACTATGTATTCATAGCCTATCTCAACTGTACAGGGGGCACAGAAGAAGTGGGGCTTTACCAATCAGGCTACACTGTTGTGGTACGCTATATGGGTGTCATCTTCTCAGCTGTGACCATGGAGTTCTACACACGCCTCGCATCATCCAATCCTCATCCCCACAGGCAGATCGTAGCATTGCGTCATGAGCTTCTGCTCCTCACCGGCATCATCACACCGTTGCTGGTCATCTTCATCCCTTTCAGTCCGCTTGCAATCAGGCTGCTGTATTCCTCAGAATTCCTTGGAGTGACACCATATATGTTCTGCGCGCTTCCGGGAATGCTCCTGCACGCCCTTCCTCTATGCATTTCCTACCTGATCCTCGCCCGAGGAGACGGCCGCACCTATGTAGCCACCGAAACTACAATAGCGATACTGTCACTCATATTCAACATCACAGGCTACCGCCTCGGAGGTCTCACTGGGCTTGGCATAGCGTTTACTGCCAGCCATGCAGCCTACTCAATCATAATGCTATGGGTATATCTCCGCAACTGCCACGGCACCATTCCACTACGCCTCACGGCAATATATATTCTCGCAATCACAGCCGTAACAGCGACCTCTGTCGCATGCATGCATGTATTTCTGATGATTTATCATCCTGAGGGATACACACCTTTTTTATTTTTTAGTTTTTCTGTATCTTTGCCTGACTTCTTATATTGA